A single genomic interval of Stieleria maiorica harbors:
- a CDS encoding DUF1559 domain-containing protein → MSRRNAAGFTLVELLVVIAIIGILVGLLLPAVQAAREAARRMSCSNNFKQVGLALHNYHSAYKRLPMHGGGTGIDYTAGNTLAFYSPRTNQKSLSFLVGLMPFMEQQALWTQISNRLSTDPAGNPVTPPWQPMGPKPQGGQYGYRPWVTEIPTLRCPSDPGVGLPALGRTNYAACIGDSAMASRIGLTNFLHGDYQPPSVIQASAVARWGRGTFVSRKFSRFRDILDGLSNTMCCGEIMTDLLDRDTRSHGLFDVSNVDGLQVTMTADGGTMACQDVGTLIDPERPSFWVSTAFPAHNPKNDDGSAYLVAVELGTRRGFSWANFGHIHSSVTTNRAPNTELCLHGPHELTEGNWSISSRHQGGAHILMSDGAVVFLTDSISSGDSRAGQNDGIQAGDASPYGIIGALGTRASREIIDEALNQ, encoded by the coding sequence ATGTCTCGGCGGAACGCTGCCGGTTTTACACTGGTGGAACTTTTGGTCGTCATCGCAATCATCGGGATTTTGGTGGGGTTGTTGTTGCCGGCCGTCCAAGCGGCGCGCGAAGCGGCGCGGCGGATGAGCTGCAGTAATAACTTTAAACAAGTCGGCCTGGCGCTTCATAACTATCACTCGGCCTACAAGCGACTGCCGATGCACGGCGGCGGGACGGGAATCGATTACACGGCCGGCAACACGCTGGCGTTCTATTCGCCGCGCACCAATCAAAAAAGCTTGAGCTTTCTGGTCGGGTTGATGCCGTTCATGGAGCAGCAGGCATTGTGGACGCAAATCTCCAATCGGCTGTCGACCGACCCGGCAGGCAATCCGGTCACTCCGCCCTGGCAACCGATGGGACCAAAACCACAGGGCGGGCAGTACGGTTACCGGCCATGGGTCACGGAAATCCCGACCTTGAGATGCCCCAGCGACCCCGGCGTGGGATTGCCTGCGCTGGGGCGAACCAACTACGCGGCCTGTATCGGCGACAGCGCGATGGCGTCGCGGATTGGATTGACCAATTTTCTACATGGCGATTACCAACCGCCGTCGGTGATCCAGGCCAGTGCGGTCGCTCGATGGGGCCGCGGGACCTTCGTTTCGCGCAAGTTCTCTCGATTCCGTGATATCTTGGACGGCTTGTCCAACACCATGTGTTGCGGCGAAATCATGACGGACCTGTTGGACCGCGACACGCGTTCGCACGGATTGTTCGACGTCAGCAATGTCGATGGGCTACAGGTCACGATGACCGCCGACGGAGGGACGATGGCGTGCCAAGACGTCGGCACCCTGATCGACCCCGAGCGACCTTCGTTCTGGGTTTCGACGGCCTTTCCCGCTCATAACCCGAAAAATGATGATGGCTCGGCCTACTTGGTCGCGGTCGAACTGGGGACGCGGCGTGGATTCAGCTGGGCCAACTTCGGTCACATCCATTCCAGCGTGACCACCAATCGGGCACCCAATACCGAGTTGTGTCTGCATGGTCCCCATGAACTGACCGAAGGCAACTGGTCGATCAGCAGTCGTCACCAAGGCGGCGCGCACATTTTGATGAGCGACGGGGCGGTAGTGTTTCTGACCGATTCGATCAGCTCGGGCGACTCACGCGCCGGTCAAAATGACGGCATTCAAGCCGGCGACGCCAGCCCCTACGGCATCATCGGCGCCCTCGGCACGCGGGCCAGCCGGGAAATCATCGACGAAGCGCTCAATCAGTAG
- a CDS encoding acyl-CoA thioesterase, whose protein sequence is MTQSIDDRASAAILPHFDLAHTVAEDEIDAQQHVHNLRYLQWTLWAAGRHTESIGWDAKAALDRGLGWVVREHSIQYRGAALAGDRIIVRTWVHDLQRFASRRKSVICRPADQKVLAKVETRWVFVDLREHKALAIPDLAKQNLVLCPEPPPLPWEDEEAE, encoded by the coding sequence GTGACACAATCCATCGATGACCGGGCGTCGGCGGCGATTCTGCCCCATTTTGACCTCGCCCACACCGTGGCCGAGGACGAAATTGACGCCCAACAACACGTGCACAATTTGCGCTACCTGCAGTGGACTCTCTGGGCCGCCGGGCGGCACACCGAATCGATCGGGTGGGATGCCAAGGCCGCCCTGGATCGCGGGCTCGGCTGGGTGGTTCGTGAACACTCGATCCAGTACCGCGGTGCGGCACTGGCCGGCGACCGGATCATCGTGCGGACCTGGGTGCACGACTTGCAGCGGTTTGCCTCGCGGCGAAAGTCCGTGATCTGCCGCCCGGCGGACCAAAAAGTGCTCGCGAAAGTGGAAACCCGCTGGGTGTTCGTGGACCTGCGCGAGCACAAAGCGTTGGCGATTCCCGATCTGGCCAAGCAGAATTTGGTGCTTTGCCCCGAGCCGCCGCCGCTGCCCTGGGAGGACGAGGAAGCGGAATAG
- the msrA gene encoding peptide-methionine (S)-S-oxide reductase MsrA, whose product MMSNTKVAVRVAQQPQRKTLKTLWICFLTLAALASWCLNVSAADVQDKDQSQPEELVATFAGGCFWCTEAVFERMEGVNDVISGYIGGTVRNPTYEQVCTKKTGHAEAVEIYYDPSKVSFDELLEVFFKTHDPTTLNRQGPDSGPQYRSSVFYHDDQQRAATEAYIKKLDESGEFDRKIVTQLEKAVTFYPAEEYHQDFYRKNPNYGYCQAIVKDKVRKFNRTFSDKIKK is encoded by the coding sequence ATGATGTCAAACACCAAAGTTGCCGTTCGAGTGGCCCAGCAGCCTCAACGCAAGACGCTGAAAACGCTGTGGATCTGCTTTCTGACTTTGGCCGCTCTGGCCAGCTGGTGTCTCAATGTGTCCGCGGCCGACGTTCAAGACAAGGACCAATCGCAGCCGGAAGAACTTGTCGCCACCTTTGCCGGCGGCTGCTTCTGGTGCACCGAGGCCGTGTTCGAGCGGATGGAGGGCGTCAACGACGTGATCAGCGGGTACATCGGCGGCACGGTGCGGAATCCCACCTACGAACAGGTCTGCACCAAAAAAACGGGGCACGCCGAAGCGGTCGAAATCTACTACGACCCCTCCAAAGTCAGCTTCGATGAGTTGTTGGAAGTCTTCTTCAAAACGCACGACCCGACGACGCTGAATCGGCAGGGACCCGACTCGGGGCCGCAGTACCGCAGCAGCGTGTTCTATCACGACGATCAGCAACGGGCGGCGACGGAGGCGTACATCAAAAAACTGGATGAATCGGGCGAATTTGACCGCAAGATCGTCACGCAACTCGAAAAGGCGGTGACGTTTTATCCGGCCGAAGAGTACCACCAGGACTTCTACCGCAAGAATCCAAACTACGGCTACTGCCAAGCGATCGTCAAAGACAAGGTGCGGAAGTTCAACCGGACCTTCAGCGACAAAATCAAGAAGTGA
- a CDS encoding sugar phosphate isomerase/epimerase family protein, translating to MTNRRTFLGAVAAAAATASYGPAPVAAADSDSGSLPVRFSLNTSTIRGQNLPIQKQIEVAAAAGYDGIEPWMRDIETFLSEGGKLADLRKQIEDAGLFVASAIGFANWISDDDGERRAGLEAARHDMELVAGLGGKLIAAPPVGAHRGGSVSPPLELVAQRYRALCEVGAAVGVQPQLELWGFSPTLSKLGELAYVATAAAHPSACVLPDFYHIYKGGNDFNGLAMIEASKMLCFHINDYPADPPLEKIADKDRVFPGDGVCPLPKIIRGLIDNGFSGTFSLELFNPEYWKRDALAVATEGLEKSKAVVAQAMALSVG from the coding sequence ATGACCAACCGACGTACATTTCTGGGGGCCGTCGCCGCCGCGGCCGCCACAGCCTCCTACGGTCCAGCGCCAGTCGCCGCGGCGGATTCCGACAGCGGCAGCCTTCCCGTGCGGTTCTCACTGAACACCAGCACCATTCGCGGCCAGAATCTGCCGATCCAGAAACAGATCGAAGTCGCTGCGGCGGCCGGTTACGATGGGATCGAGCCTTGGATGCGCGACATCGAGACGTTCCTTTCCGAGGGCGGCAAGCTGGCCGATTTGCGCAAGCAGATCGAGGACGCGGGATTGTTTGTCGCCAGCGCGATCGGATTCGCCAACTGGATCTCCGACGATGACGGGGAGCGGCGTGCGGGGCTGGAAGCGGCCCGTCACGACATGGAGTTGGTCGCGGGATTGGGCGGCAAGCTGATCGCCGCGCCGCCGGTCGGCGCGCATCGCGGCGGCAGTGTTTCGCCGCCGTTGGAACTGGTCGCCCAGCGGTACCGGGCCTTGTGCGAAGTCGGCGCGGCCGTGGGCGTGCAGCCGCAATTGGAACTGTGGGGATTTTCGCCCACGCTAAGCAAACTGGGGGAATTGGCCTACGTGGCCACCGCCGCCGCCCATCCGTCGGCCTGCGTCTTGCCGGACTTCTATCACATCTACAAAGGCGGCAACGACTTCAACGGATTGGCGATGATCGAGGCGTCCAAGATGCTGTGCTTCCATATCAACGATTACCCGGCCGATCCGCCGCTGGAGAAGATTGCCGACAAGGACCGCGTGTTTCCAGGCGACGGCGTTTGCCCGCTGCCGAAGATCATTCGCGGATTGATCGACAACGGTTTCAGCGGAACGTTTTCGTTGGAATTGTTTAACCCGGAATACTGGAAACGCGACGCGCTGGCGGTCGCGACCGAGGGATTAGAAAAATCGAAAGCCGTCGTCGCTCAAGCCATGGCGCTGTCGGTCGGATGA
- a CDS encoding phytoene desaturase family protein has protein sequence MPRDFLKGAQDEYDVVVIGSGLAGLTSANILGRAGHRVLLLEQHYKLGGLATWFLRPGSHTFDISLHGFPHGMIKSCRRYWSRDISDRIVQLKNIRFDNPQFSLTTTFDREDFSRLLVERFGQNPETVKSFFDTARGMNFYDDQTTTTGELFERFFPGRNDIVRLLMEPITYANGSTLEDPAITYGIVFSNFMSKGVYIYEGGTDDLIKRMTRELESNGVDIRINCPVESIDVNDGRVRAVNVGDRTIRCRAVVSNANLRTTILKMIGEEKLDADYVRRTNEVRLNNSSTQVYMALKEGETIDESSGDLFFTSTADEFKTESLLSRDITSRTFSFYYPRTRPWKKKERYAIVSSTNANWSDWNDLSEADYNASKQDLVETTIDALERYIPGVREKIDHAEAATPRTFQHYTRHEMGASFGTKFEGLGVSRDLPGQIGGMYHAGSVGIIMSGWLGAINYGVIVSNEVDQLLTSESSPV, from the coding sequence ATGCCGCGTGATTTTTTGAAAGGTGCCCAAGACGAATACGATGTCGTGGTGATCGGCAGCGGCCTGGCGGGGCTGACCAGTGCCAACATTCTCGGACGTGCCGGCCACCGCGTGCTGTTGTTGGAACAGCATTACAAACTCGGCGGGCTGGCGACTTGGTTTCTGCGTCCCGGCAGCCACACCTTCGATATCTCGCTGCACGGCTTTCCTCACGGGATGATCAAATCCTGTCGGCGGTATTGGAGCCGTGATATCTCCGACCGCATCGTCCAGCTGAAGAACATCCGGTTCGACAATCCCCAGTTCTCGCTGACCACGACGTTTGACCGCGAAGATTTTTCGCGGCTGTTGGTCGAGCGGTTTGGCCAGAATCCCGAAACGGTCAAGTCGTTCTTTGACACAGCAAGGGGAATGAATTTTTACGACGACCAAACGACCACGACCGGCGAGTTGTTCGAGCGGTTCTTTCCCGGACGCAATGACATCGTGCGTCTGTTGATGGAACCGATCACCTATGCCAACGGTTCCACGCTGGAAGACCCCGCGATCACCTACGGCATCGTCTTCAGCAACTTCATGAGCAAGGGTGTGTACATCTATGAAGGTGGGACTGACGACTTGATCAAGCGGATGACACGCGAGTTGGAATCCAACGGCGTCGACATTCGGATCAATTGTCCGGTCGAAAGCATCGACGTCAACGACGGCCGGGTCCGCGCGGTCAACGTCGGTGATCGCACCATCCGTTGTCGCGCCGTCGTCAGCAACGCCAACTTGCGGACGACGATTCTGAAAATGATCGGCGAAGAGAAATTGGATGCCGATTATGTCCGGCGGACCAACGAGGTGCGGCTGAACAACAGCAGCACCCAGGTCTACATGGCGCTCAAAGAAGGCGAGACGATCGACGAGAGCAGCGGCGATCTGTTCTTCACCAGCACCGCCGACGAATTCAAAACCGAATCATTGCTCAGTCGAGACATCACCAGCCGGACGTTCAGTTTCTATTATCCGCGGACCCGCCCCTGGAAGAAGAAGGAACGCTATGCGATCGTCAGCAGCACCAACGCCAATTGGTCCGACTGGAACGATTTAAGTGAAGCCGACTACAACGCCAGCAAACAGGATCTGGTCGAAACGACGATCGACGCGCTGGAACGCTACATCCCGGGAGTGCGTGAAAAAATCGATCACGCCGAAGCGGCGACGCCGCGAACGTTCCAGCACTACACCCGCCACGAGATGGGCGCCAGCTTCGGCACCAAGTTCGAAGGCCTGGGCGTCAGCCGTGATCTGCCCGGTCAGATCGGCGGCATGTACCACGCCGGCAGCGTGGGGATCATCATGAGCGGCTGGCTGGGCGCGATCAATTACGGCGTGATCGTCAGCAACGAAGTCGATCAACTGCTGACCAGCGAATCGTCGCCGGTGTGA
- a CDS encoding YXWGXW repeat-containing protein: MIRPPRHLIRFAFLAAAVALISSPLFAQAPQNDRAVLPPPVVPPPIDATSDDDLPQDLSSAEESEVEYMAAGPLHESYAEPYAADPQPAPTAPREPPPPVKELPPTLRPDSEKSTWVSGYWDWDPQRNDFVWISGVWREVPPDRRWVPGYWEAAGDGYRRVAGFWAHDESSTVDYLPPPPESLDQGPVSPAPSDDHFYVPGNWTYQSNEYQWTPGFWARCQPDWVWVPNQYVWTPRGCIFRSGYWDYRFHRRGVLFTPVYYRSPIYLRPGYWYRPRYVVNTGLNLLANLFINPLYRNYYFGNYYGAGYGSQFYPWINYYQGPRRYDPLYSYYGIRSLHHRGPSLDHIARQHQQFKRHEELRPPRHYTAQRGPGNGQGNGNPSIGDRVALASRIEDFARRNPDDIRFRRLSETQAESIGRSAGQSLDRMQKARKDFERLSPSKQSLEAAVAGRSNAPSDRGRISSFRLPTDAPTPRGLPRASGNDGQPPSGRTGNPFDRGLKAYDRGARSERERFQTPGQLPGKSSGQSLGPVRQFGSPRSSNSNPPSGIDRSTFRDLPTIRSTPDLRSSGSIRLSPNRISPSLSQPPGRSSSARQFSPPSIDRGSRGNFGGLKATGNRGNGGGLKARGGGFDGPSSFGGRDGSRGGGRGGSGGGKARGRGK; this comes from the coding sequence ATGATCCGCCCTCCACGTCATCTGATCCGATTTGCCTTTCTGGCCGCAGCTGTGGCTCTGATTTCCAGCCCCCTGTTCGCCCAGGCTCCACAGAACGACCGGGCTGTCCTGCCGCCGCCCGTGGTCCCGCCTCCGATCGATGCAACATCGGACGATGATCTTCCACAGGACCTTTCGTCGGCCGAGGAATCCGAGGTGGAGTACATGGCGGCCGGTCCGCTGCACGAGTCGTACGCCGAACCCTACGCGGCTGATCCCCAACCGGCCCCGACCGCGCCGCGAGAGCCTCCGCCGCCGGTCAAGGAATTGCCGCCGACGCTGCGCCCGGACAGCGAGAAATCGACTTGGGTCTCGGGGTATTGGGATTGGGATCCGCAGCGAAACGACTTCGTCTGGATCAGCGGTGTGTGGCGCGAGGTGCCGCCGGATCGACGTTGGGTTCCGGGGTATTGGGAAGCGGCCGGCGATGGATACCGGCGCGTCGCGGGCTTTTGGGCACATGATGAATCGTCGACGGTCGACTACTTGCCGCCGCCGCCGGAGTCACTCGATCAAGGACCCGTTTCTCCGGCACCAAGTGACGATCACTTTTATGTCCCCGGAAACTGGACCTATCAATCAAACGAATACCAGTGGACGCCGGGGTTCTGGGCGAGGTGCCAACCCGATTGGGTTTGGGTTCCCAATCAGTATGTCTGGACGCCGCGGGGGTGTATCTTCCGATCCGGGTATTGGGACTACCGTTTTCATCGGCGAGGTGTGTTGTTCACACCGGTCTATTATCGCTCGCCGATCTACTTGCGTCCTGGTTACTGGTATCGGCCCCGCTATGTCGTCAACACCGGTCTGAATCTGTTGGCCAATTTGTTCATTAATCCGCTTTACCGCAACTACTACTTTGGCAACTACTATGGCGCCGGTTACGGCAGCCAGTTTTATCCCTGGATCAACTATTACCAGGGACCGCGGCGTTATGATCCGTTGTATTCGTATTATGGAATTCGTTCGTTGCACCATCGCGGGCCATCGTTGGATCACATCGCCCGGCAACATCAACAGTTCAAGCGACACGAAGAACTCAGGCCGCCCCGTCACTACACGGCGCAACGTGGTCCCGGAAACGGCCAAGGGAACGGCAATCCATCGATCGGCGATCGTGTCGCGCTGGCCAGTCGGATCGAAGACTTTGCCCGGCGGAATCCGGATGACATTCGCTTTCGGCGGTTGAGTGAGACGCAAGCCGAATCGATCGGGCGGTCCGCGGGGCAGTCGCTGGACCGGATGCAAAAAGCCAGAAAAGACTTCGAACGACTCTCCCCGTCAAAACAATCTCTGGAAGCCGCGGTCGCCGGGCGTTCCAACGCTCCATCGGACCGTGGCCGCATCTCCAGCTTTCGCCTGCCGACCGATGCGCCCACGCCGCGAGGCCTGCCGCGCGCGTCCGGAAACGATGGTCAGCCGCCAAGCGGGCGAACCGGAAATCCCTTTGATCGCGGGTTGAAGGCGTACGATCGCGGTGCCCGATCCGAGCGAGAGCGATTTCAAACGCCCGGGCAATTGCCGGGGAAATCATCCGGACAATCGCTCGGCCCGGTGCGTCAATTCGGTTCACCGCGAAGCAGCAATTCGAATCCTCCCTCGGGAATCGACCGGTCGACCTTCCGCGACCTGCCTACGATCCGTTCGACGCCTGATTTGAGATCCTCCGGCTCCATTCGATTGAGCCCCAATCGAATCAGCCCCAGTCTTTCACAGCCACCGGGACGTTCCTCCTCCGCGCGCCAGTTCTCTCCGCCTTCGATCGATCGCGGCAGCCGCGGTAACTTCGGTGGGTTGAAGGCGACCGGCAACCGTGGGAATGGGGGCGGGTTGAAGGCGCGTGGCGGTGGATTCGACGGGCCGAGCAGCTTTGGCGGCCGGGACGGCAGCCGAGGTGGTGGAAGGGGCGGATCCGGCGGTGGCAAGGCAAGGGGACGCGGCAAGTAG
- a CDS encoding V-type ATP synthase subunit B — protein sequence MLSIVGDILTIHARGVALGELARVKNSDGTTSLAQVTEIDCERVSLQVFSGGKGLRSDARVSFLGHAAQVLFCDDILGRVFNGVGEPVDGGPELLGQRRVDVGGPSVNPMRRVVPSKMIETQVPMIDIFNCLVESQKIPIFSIAGEPYNELLARIAIQADADVVVFCGLGLIFDEFHFFRDTFENEGVFPRTVMFANRASDPIVERLLAPDLALKVAERFAVEQNKRVLVLMTDMTAFADALKEIGVAMERIPSNRGYMGDLYSQLALRYERACDYRGAGSVTLLAVTTMPGNDVTHPVPDNTGYITEGQFYLHDGMIDPFGSLSRLKQQVIGKVTREDHSAVMNTMIRLYSGARKAEQKQQMAFELSAMDHKLLKFGELFTRRFMRFDVAVPLEQALDLGWQTMAECFEPQELLIREKLLNKYYPAS from the coding sequence GTGCTCTCGATCGTCGGAGACATTCTGACGATTCACGCCCGTGGAGTGGCGCTTGGCGAGTTGGCGCGGGTGAAGAATAGCGACGGCACGACATCGCTGGCGCAGGTCACCGAGATCGATTGCGAGCGTGTGTCGCTGCAAGTGTTTTCCGGCGGCAAGGGGCTGCGTTCCGACGCGCGGGTCAGCTTTTTAGGGCATGCGGCGCAGGTGTTGTTTTGCGATGACATCCTGGGTCGGGTTTTCAATGGCGTCGGCGAGCCGGTCGACGGCGGACCGGAATTGCTGGGGCAACGTCGCGTCGACGTCGGCGGCCCTTCGGTCAATCCGATGCGGCGGGTCGTGCCGTCAAAGATGATCGAGACCCAGGTCCCCATGATCGACATCTTCAACTGCCTGGTCGAAAGTCAAAAAATCCCGATCTTTTCGATCGCCGGCGAACCCTACAACGAATTGCTCGCGCGGATCGCGATTCAAGCCGATGCCGATGTTGTCGTGTTTTGTGGATTGGGATTGATCTTTGACGAGTTCCATTTCTTCCGCGACACCTTCGAAAACGAAGGCGTGTTTCCTCGCACGGTGATGTTCGCCAACCGGGCATCGGATCCGATCGTGGAACGCTTGTTGGCACCGGATTTGGCGTTGAAAGTTGCCGAACGCTTTGCCGTGGAGCAGAACAAACGCGTGTTGGTGTTGATGACCGACATGACCGCCTTTGCCGACGCGCTCAAAGAGATCGGTGTGGCGATGGAACGCATCCCGTCCAACCGCGGTTACATGGGCGACTTGTACAGCCAGCTGGCGCTGCGTTACGAGCGGGCGTGTGACTACCGCGGTGCCGGTTCGGTGACGTTGTTGGCCGTGACCACCATGCCCGGAAACGATGTGACACACCCGGTGCCCGACAACACCGGTTACATCACCGAAGGACAATTTTATTTGCACGACGGGATGATCGACCCCTTCGGTTCGCTGTCCCGTTTGAAGCAACAGGTGATCGGCAAAGTCACTCGCGAAGACCACTCGGCGGTGATGAACACCATGATCCGTTTGTACTCCGGGGCTCGCAAGGCCGAACAGAAACAGCAAATGGCGTTCGAATTGTCGGCGATGGATCACAAATTGCTCAAGTTCGGCGAACTGTTCACCCGGCGGTTCATGCGGTTCGATGTCGCCGTGCCGCTGGAACAAGCGCTCGACCTGGGCTGGCAAACGATGGCGGAGTGCTTTGAGCCGCAAGAGTTGTTGATCCGCGAAAAATTGTTGAACAAGTATTACCCTGCATCATGA
- a CDS encoding V-type ATP synthase subunit D — MTLALNKTTLKRERDQAKLYRRFLPSLELKRQQLQAAWRTSKQELAEIQAEVRRIGDDLQTLYALIGASTIDIAEMAQWVRVTKVDVTTENVVGTAVPKFGELHLEVDPYSRLAMPFWVDSLVKALQQMVRLRVQSNIARQRTETLGAALRRVTQRVNLFDKVLIPKAEENIRRIVIFLSDQERAAVVRSKIAKSR; from the coding sequence ATGACGCTGGCTTTAAATAAGACGACACTGAAACGAGAACGCGATCAAGCCAAGCTGTATCGCCGTTTCTTGCCTTCGTTGGAACTGAAACGTCAGCAGTTGCAGGCCGCTTGGCGGACGTCCAAACAGGAGTTGGCGGAGATCCAGGCCGAGGTCAGACGCATCGGCGATGATCTGCAAACACTGTACGCACTGATCGGCGCTTCGACGATCGACATCGCCGAGATGGCCCAATGGGTCCGCGTCACCAAGGTCGACGTGACAACGGAAAATGTCGTCGGAACGGCGGTTCCTAAGTTCGGCGAGTTGCATTTGGAAGTCGACCCGTACTCGCGTTTGGCGATGCCGTTCTGGGTCGATTCGCTCGTCAAGGCGCTCCAGCAAATGGTTCGGCTGCGCGTCCAATCGAACATCGCCCGGCAGCGTACCGAGACGCTCGGCGCGGCGCTGCGGCGTGTGACACAACGGGTGAATCTTTTTGACAAGGTCTTGATTCCGAAAGCCGAGGAGAACATCCGTCGCATCGTGATTTTTCTGTCCGACCAAGAACGCGCGGCGGTCGTGCGGTCGAAAATAGCCAAATCTCGGTAA